In Pseudorasbora parva isolate DD20220531a chromosome 20, ASM2467924v1, whole genome shotgun sequence, a single window of DNA contains:
- the LOC137049371 gene encoding membrane-spanning 4-domains subfamily A member 8-like has product MSRPAANSSTVVIQVQPPTPGTGTNAPVPVYVQQPAGVSPLQGIQPFLRGQPKVLGTVQIMIGLLILLLGIVSTIDAGSIFAYFTFWASIIYIITGSLSIAAENNLNSPSGLCLVKGSLGMNIFSAITAGVSFIIISMDLGLGPFNKYTYCYNYDCYIKPYFGKYENLFWGISGVSLVFSILEFIISIWLSAFACKAVCCCYPQVPFVPLVVTAQPCDLRPNHFHDLNNSGTPAVSNLPMYHFPAENPPQYSEYK; this is encoded by the exons ATGTCTCGCCCTGCCGCGAACTCTTCGACGGTTGTCATCCAAGTTCAACCACCAACACCAGGGACTGGGACAAATGCTCCTGTGCCTGTTTATGTACAACAGCCAGCAGGAGTTTCACCTCTTCAAGGGATTCAGCCATTTCTGAGAGGCCAACCAAAAGTACTTGGG ACTGTCCAGATAATGATTGGTCTGTTGATTCTCCTGTTGGGAATCGTGTCTACAATAGATGCAGGATCTATTTTTGCCTATTTTACTTTCTGGGCATCTATCATT TACATTATCACAGGCTCACTCTCCATTGCTGCAGAAAACAATCTGAATTCACCCTCCGGTTTATGTTTG GTGAAAGGTTCACTTGGGATGAACATTTTCAGTGCTATAACTGCAGGCGTTTCCTTTATCATAATTTCAATGGATTTGGGTCTAGGGCCATTCAACAAGTATACTTACTGCTACAATTATGATTGTTATATTAAACCTTATTTTGGGAAGTATGAG AATCTCTTCTGGGGAATTAGTGGTGTATCATTGGTATTCTCCATCCTTGAGTTTATAATCTCCATCTGGCTGTCAGCATTTGCCTGTAAAGCCGTCTGCTGCTGTTATCCACAG GTGCCGTTTGTTCCACTAGTTGTAACTGCACAACCGTGTGATTTAAGGCCCAATCATTTCCATGATCTTAACAACTCAGGG ACACCTGCAGTCAGCAACCTGCCCATGTATCACTTTCCTGCAGAAAATCCTCCACAATACagtgaatataaataa